One Acidobacteriota bacterium DNA segment encodes these proteins:
- a CDS encoding amidohydrolase has translation MSAVSAVIDLHVHVAPYHLLRPEARRTFLAGKPNREEIEAYSSDPAALLRLMDAEGIERVGMINYVSPDVIGPGPEVNDWTLQFASAAPSRLLAFGSVHPRHTADPAAEVSNLAERGIRAIKIHPPHQEFAANAYTGGLDALAKIYLAAEGAGLPVTIHTGTSVFPGARSRLGNPMDVDDVAIDFPDLTILLAHGGRPLWTKEAFFVVRRHPNVYLELSGIPPSRLLEWFPRLEEIADRTVWGSDWPSPGVASMRKNVDQFLALPLSDETKRKVLYENADALFPER, from the coding sequence GTGTCCGCCGTGTCCGCCGTCATCGACCTCCACGTCCACGTCGCCCCCTATCACCTGCTGCGTCCCGAGGCGCGCCGGACCTTTCTTGCCGGCAAGCCGAATCGGGAGGAGATCGAGGCGTATTCGTCCGACCCCGCGGCGCTGCTGCGCCTGATGGACGCGGAAGGCATCGAGCGGGTCGGGATGATCAACTACGTGAGCCCGGACGTGATCGGCCCGGGGCCGGAGGTCAACGACTGGACCCTCCAGTTCGCGTCGGCCGCTCCCTCCCGGCTCCTCGCATTCGGGTCGGTGCACCCGCGCCACACCGCGGACCCGGCGGCGGAGGTCTCGAACCTTGCCGAGCGCGGCATTCGCGCCATCAAGATCCATCCGCCCCACCAGGAGTTCGCGGCCAACGCCTATACCGGCGGCCTCGACGCGCTCGCGAAGATCTACCTGGCCGCCGAGGGCGCCGGTTTGCCGGTGACGATTCACACCGGGACATCGGTGTTCCCAGGCGCGCGGAGCCGCCTCGGAAACCCGATGGATGTCGATGACGTCGCCATCGACTTTCCGGATCTGACGATCCTGCTCGCCCACGGTGGGCGTCCGCTCTGGACGAAAGAAGCCTTCTTCGTCGTGCGCCGGCACCCGAACGTGTACCTGGAGCTTTCGGGAATACCGCCGTCGCGGTTGCTCGAATGGTTCCCCAGGCTGGAGGAGATCGCCGACCGCACGGTGTGGGGATCGGACTGGCCGAGCCCGGGAGTGGCGTCGATGCGGAAGAACGTCGATCAGTTTCTCGCGCTTCCGCTCAGCGACGAGACCAAGCGCAAGGTGCTCTACGAGAATGCGGACGCGCTGTTTCCGGAACGATAG
- a CDS encoding C4-dicarboxylate ABC transporter codes for MLTPAVASLLALAAAIVLSCTTQLNVGLIAIAAAWAIGAFVAGWPGEIIAAGFPTQLFLTLAGVTLLFAVSDANGTVHGVAARLMRLARGNARIVPLLFFVIAMAIATVGPGAIASVALVVPIAMALGTEARVPALLTALMVANGANAGNLSPFSSVGVIANTRMAAVGLGGHEWKVWGANFTAHLLVGLAAWAMFGGLRRSRGERAHAGASAPPLGWRQALTIAAVTAWIAAVVFFGVHVGFSAFAAAVLLVVARAADETAAVKRMPWSAILMVCGVSLLIAVLEKTGGMDLFTRLLAGLATPATINGTIAFVTGTISTYSSTSGVVLPTFLPTVPGLVARVGGGDPLAVALSINVGASLVDVSPLSTIGALCVAAVSDPALSRDLFRRMLIWGLAMTLVGALLCQAFAGTFARL; via the coding sequence GTGCTCACCCCTGCCGTCGCTTCGCTCCTCGCCCTCGCGGCCGCGATCGTCCTGAGCTGCACGACGCAGCTGAACGTCGGCCTGATCGCGATCGCTGCCGCCTGGGCGATCGGCGCGTTCGTGGCGGGCTGGCCCGGCGAAATCATCGCCGCCGGCTTCCCCACGCAGCTGTTCCTCACGCTGGCCGGCGTCACGCTGTTGTTCGCCGTCTCCGACGCGAACGGAACCGTCCACGGGGTTGCGGCGCGTCTGATGCGGCTCGCGCGGGGCAACGCCCGGATCGTGCCGCTCCTCTTCTTTGTCATCGCCATGGCCATCGCGACCGTCGGTCCCGGTGCCATCGCGAGCGTCGCCCTGGTCGTGCCCATCGCCATGGCGCTCGGCACCGAAGCGCGGGTGCCGGCGCTGCTCACGGCGCTGATGGTGGCCAATGGCGCCAACGCGGGAAACCTGTCGCCGTTCAGCTCCGTCGGCGTGATCGCGAACACGAGGATGGCGGCCGTGGGGCTCGGCGGGCACGAATGGAAGGTGTGGGGAGCCAACTTCACCGCCCACCTGCTCGTGGGGCTGGCGGCCTGGGCGATGTTCGGCGGGCTGCGCCGCTCGCGCGGCGAGCGGGCCCACGCGGGGGCCTCCGCGCCGCCGCTTGGCTGGCGTCAGGCGCTCACGATCGCGGCGGTCACGGCGTGGATCGCCGCCGTCGTGTTCTTCGGCGTGCACGTCGGGTTCTCCGCGTTCGCGGCCGCCGTCCTGCTCGTCGTGGCGAGGGCCGCTGACGAGACCGCCGCGGTGAAGCGGATGCCGTGGAGCGCGATCCTGATGGTGTGCGGCGTGTCGCTGTTGATTGCCGTTCTCGAGAAGACGGGCGGCATGGATCTGTTCACGCGGCTGCTCGCGGGGCTCGCCACGCCCGCGACCATCAACGGCACGATCGCCTTCGTCACCGGCACGATCTCGACCTACAGCAGCACGTCGGGCGTGGTGCTCCCCACGTTCCTGCCGACCGTGCCGGGGCTCGTCGCGCGCGTCGGCGGCGGCGATCCGCTGGCGGTCGCGCTCAGCATCAACGTCGGCGCGTCGCTCGTGGACGTCTCGCCGCTCTCGACGATCGGCGCGTTGTGCGTGGCCGCCGTGTCCGACCCGGCGCTCTCGCGCGACCTGTTCCGCCGCATGCTGATCTGGGGGCTGGCGATGACGCTCGTCGGCGCCCTGCTCTGCCAGGCGTTCGCCGGCACGTTCGCGCGGCTGTAA
- the betB gene encoding betaine-aldehyde dehydrogenase: MERKKLLINGQWVDASGGKTVPVINPATEEVIAEVASATREDVDAAVRAARAALDGPWAKMPARERGRLLWKLGERLMERVDDVARLETLHNGKPITESRHVEIPAAAECLQYYAGWADKVHGETIPVKGNYFTYTLREPVGVVAAIVPWNFPLLLASWKVGPALACGNTLILKPASQTPLTAIALGEIAQEVGFPPGVLNVITGPGSSVGQAIVEHPGIDKIAFTGDTSTGKGIMRSAADTLKHITLELGGKSPNIVLPDADLEAAIRGATVGIFYGKGEVCAAGSRLLVARSIKDEFMEKLAARTRKMTPGDPLDPKTKLGAIASKTQMERVLGYIETAKREGATLVAGGGRADIGTGKGYFLQPTVFDGVTPEMTIAREEIFGPVLATIEFADLDEAIAKANDTQYGLAAAVWTRDIKKAHHVAGKLKAGTVWVNTYNVYDTAAPFGGYKQSGFGREMSVHALEHYTQVKSVWVDLNL; encoded by the coding sequence GTGGAACGAAAGAAGCTCCTGATCAACGGCCAGTGGGTCGACGCGTCCGGCGGGAAGACCGTGCCGGTCATCAACCCCGCAACGGAAGAAGTCATCGCGGAGGTGGCGTCGGCCACGCGCGAGGACGTCGATGCCGCGGTCAGGGCCGCGCGCGCGGCGCTCGATGGTCCCTGGGCGAAGATGCCGGCGCGGGAACGCGGCCGGCTGTTGTGGAAGCTGGGCGAGCGCCTGATGGAACGGGTGGACGACGTTGCGCGGCTCGAGACGCTCCACAACGGCAAGCCGATTACCGAGTCGCGGCACGTCGAGATCCCCGCCGCCGCCGAGTGCCTGCAGTATTACGCCGGATGGGCGGACAAGGTTCATGGCGAGACGATTCCCGTCAAGGGAAATTACTTCACCTACACCCTGCGCGAGCCAGTCGGCGTGGTGGCGGCGATCGTGCCGTGGAACTTTCCGCTGCTCCTCGCATCCTGGAAGGTCGGGCCGGCGCTTGCGTGCGGCAACACGCTGATCCTGAAGCCCGCGAGCCAGACGCCGCTCACGGCGATTGCGCTCGGCGAAATCGCGCAGGAAGTCGGGTTCCCGCCCGGCGTGCTCAACGTCATCACCGGCCCGGGGTCGAGCGTGGGGCAGGCGATCGTCGAGCACCCCGGCATCGACAAGATCGCGTTCACGGGGGACACGAGCACCGGCAAGGGGATCATGCGAAGCGCCGCAGACACGCTGAAGCACATCACGCTGGAGCTGGGCGGCAAGTCGCCGAACATCGTGTTGCCCGACGCCGATCTCGAGGCGGCGATCCGCGGCGCAACGGTCGGGATCTTCTACGGCAAAGGGGAAGTGTGCGCCGCGGGCTCGCGCCTGCTGGTCGCCCGGTCCATCAAGGACGAGTTCATGGAGAAGCTGGCCGCGCGCACCAGGAAGATGACGCCCGGAGATCCCCTGGACCCGAAGACGAAGCTGGGGGCAATCGCGTCGAAGACCCAGATGGAGCGAGTGCTGGGCTACATTGAAACGGCAAAAAGGGAAGGCGCCACGCTCGTCGCCGGCGGAGGGCGCGCGGACATCGGCACGGGCAAGGGATATTTCCTCCAGCCGACCGTGTTCGACGGCGTCACCCCGGAGATGACGATTGCCCGCGAGGAGATTTTCGGGCCCGTGCTGGCGACAATCGAGTTCGCCGACCTGGACGAGGCGATCGCGAAGGCCAACGACACGCAGTACGGCCTGGCCGCCGCGGTCTGGACGAGGGACATCAAGAAGGCGCATCACGTGGCGGGGAAGCTCAAGGCCGGCACCGTCTGGGTGAACACGTACAATGTCTACGACACGGCGGCCCCCTTCGGCGGCTACAAGCAGAGCGGGTTCGGCCGGGAGATGAGCGTCCACGCCCTCGAGCACTACACGCAGGTGAAGAGCGTGTGGGTGGACTTGAATCTGTAG
- the boxB gene encoding benzoyl-CoA 2,3-epoxidase subunit BoxB — MISAEKIPNNVNLSSNKRLQRALEHWQPKYIQWWRDMGPQGFQDYHQVYVRTAVSVDPSGWAHFEYVKLPEYRWGIFLADPVHDRRVGFGDFFGRPVWQEVPGEFRNQLRRLIVTQGDTEPASVEQQRWLGHRCPSVYDLRNLFQVNVEEGRHLWAMVYLLHSYFGRDGRDEAEELLDRQSGNRDKPRILEAFNDPIENWLDFFMFTMFTDRDGKSQLLSLSESSLDPLSRTTRFMLTEEAHHMFVGETGVGRILERTCQLMKEAGFSEDVRSLGGIDVPTIQKHINLWFSRSLDLHGNEISNNAAAYFANGLKGRAQETRWDDHVVSEDRHYHLQVLSDGSLGQRAVPMRQVMNEVLRDWYVGDCQAGVDRWNKILERHGMADRLRLPDRKFNREIGMFSAAHFDPHGTPLSEEEWERRKHEWLPSERDREYLLSIMAEPVYEPGVYANYIAPPARGINRQPVDFEYVRTEL, encoded by the coding sequence ATGATCTCCGCCGAGAAGATTCCAAACAACGTCAACCTCTCGAGCAACAAGCGCCTGCAGCGCGCGCTCGAGCACTGGCAGCCGAAGTACATCCAGTGGTGGCGCGACATGGGGCCGCAGGGCTTCCAGGACTACCACCAGGTCTACGTACGCACCGCCGTCAGCGTCGATCCGTCCGGGTGGGCGCACTTCGAATACGTCAAGCTGCCGGAGTACCGCTGGGGGATCTTCCTCGCGGACCCGGTGCACGATCGTCGCGTCGGGTTCGGTGACTTCTTCGGCCGGCCGGTCTGGCAGGAAGTGCCGGGCGAGTTCCGCAACCAGCTCCGACGGCTCATCGTCACGCAAGGAGACACCGAGCCGGCCAGCGTTGAGCAGCAGCGCTGGCTCGGGCACCGCTGCCCGAGCGTGTACGACCTCAGAAACCTGTTCCAGGTGAACGTGGAGGAGGGGCGGCACCTCTGGGCGATGGTCTATCTGCTGCACTCGTATTTCGGTCGCGATGGGCGCGACGAGGCCGAGGAACTGCTGGATCGACAAAGCGGCAACCGCGACAAGCCGCGCATCCTCGAGGCGTTCAACGATCCGATCGAGAACTGGCTGGATTTCTTCATGTTCACGATGTTCACGGATCGTGACGGCAAGTCGCAGCTGCTCTCGCTGTCCGAAAGCTCGCTCGATCCCCTGTCCCGGACGACGCGGTTCATGCTGACCGAAGAGGCGCATCACATGTTCGTCGGCGAGACGGGCGTGGGGCGCATCCTCGAGCGCACGTGTCAGTTGATGAAGGAGGCGGGGTTCTCCGAGGATGTCCGCAGTCTGGGCGGCATCGATGTGCCGACGATCCAGAAGCACATCAACCTGTGGTTCAGCCGCAGCCTGGACCTGCACGGCAACGAGATCTCCAACAACGCCGCCGCCTACTTCGCCAACGGGCTCAAGGGGCGCGCCCAGGAAACCCGCTGGGACGACCACGTCGTCAGCGAGGATCGCCACTATCATCTGCAGGTGCTGAGCGACGGATCGCTCGGGCAGCGGGCCGTCCCGATGCGCCAGGTCATGAACGAAGTCCTGCGCGACTGGTACGTGGGCGACTGCCAGGCGGGAGTCGACCGATGGAATAAGATCCTCGAGCGGCACGGCATGGCGGACCGGCTGCGCCTGCCCGACCGCAAGTTCAACCGCGAGATCGGCATGTTCTCCGCCGCGCATTTCGACCCGCATGGAACGCCGCTCTCGGAAGAAGAGTGGGAGCGACGCAAGCACGAGTGGCTGCCCTCGGAACGCGATCGCGAGTACCTGCTCAGCATCATGGCCGAACCGGTGTACGAGCCGGGGGTGTACGCCAACTACATCGCGCCGCCAGCCCGCGGCATCAACCGGCAGCCGGTTGATTTCGAATACGTGAGGACGGAGCTCTGA
- a CDS encoding benzoyl-CoA-dihydrodiol lyase yields the protein MAAASQSTVPATRVEFGTSPDKYRHWKLSFGGPVARLSMDVTEDAGLSTDYRLKLNSYDLGVDIELADALQRIRFEHPEVHSVVITSLKERIFCAGANIYMLRSSTHGWKVNFCKFTNETRLAIEDASAHSGLKFVAALNGICAGGGYELALACDEILLVDDGNSAVSLPETPLLGVLPGTGGLTRVVDKRKVRRDRADFFSTLTEGIKGKRAVEWRLVDAVHPASRFKDAVEARARALANLSDRPDSGPGIVLTPLNPVVSPDLVAYSAVTLAIDREKRLATVVVRAPEEDQPDTPQAIAAMGDRFWALRAFRELDDAILRIRMNEPSIGTVIFRTEGPVERVLASDRALAAHRDHWLVREIVHFIKRTLKRVDLTSRSLFALIEPGSAFAGSLFELALACDRSYMRADEDLQNAIALSPMNAGLLPMGNGLSRLETRFLADPAAVDRVLAHDGLFDAQQAEEAGLVTFAPDDIDWDDEIRLALEARAAFSPDALTGMEANLRFAGPETLETKIFGRLTAWQNWIFQRPNAVGEKGALTSYGTAGARPQFDWNRC from the coding sequence ATGGCAGCCGCGAGCCAAAGCACCGTACCCGCCACACGTGTCGAATTCGGGACGTCCCCGGACAAGTACCGCCACTGGAAGCTGTCGTTCGGCGGTCCCGTCGCCCGGCTGTCGATGGACGTCACCGAGGATGCCGGGCTGTCGACAGACTACCGGCTCAAGCTCAACTCGTACGACCTCGGCGTCGACATCGAGCTCGCCGACGCCCTTCAACGCATCCGGTTCGAGCATCCCGAGGTGCACTCGGTCGTCATCACCAGCCTGAAAGAGCGCATCTTCTGCGCGGGCGCGAACATCTACATGCTCCGCAGCTCCACGCACGGATGGAAGGTGAACTTCTGCAAGTTCACCAACGAGACGCGCCTGGCGATCGAGGACGCGAGCGCGCACTCCGGGCTCAAGTTCGTGGCCGCGCTGAACGGCATCTGCGCCGGAGGGGGCTACGAGCTGGCGCTGGCGTGCGACGAAATCCTGCTCGTGGACGATGGGAATTCAGCGGTGAGCCTGCCGGAGACGCCGCTGCTGGGCGTGCTGCCCGGTACGGGCGGCCTGACCCGGGTCGTGGACAAGCGGAAGGTGCGGCGCGATCGTGCCGACTTCTTCAGCACGCTCACCGAAGGCATCAAGGGCAAGCGCGCGGTCGAATGGCGGCTCGTGGACGCCGTTCATCCGGCCAGCCGGTTCAAGGACGCCGTCGAGGCGCGCGCGCGGGCGCTCGCCAACCTCTCCGATCGGCCGGACAGCGGTCCCGGCATCGTGCTCACGCCGCTGAATCCCGTGGTGTCGCCCGACCTCGTCGCGTACTCCGCCGTCACGCTGGCGATCGATCGCGAGAAGCGCCTGGCCACCGTCGTCGTGCGCGCGCCGGAGGAGGACCAGCCGGACACGCCGCAGGCCATTGCCGCGATGGGAGACCGGTTCTGGGCGCTGCGCGCGTTCCGCGAGCTCGATGACGCCATCCTGCGGATCCGGATGAACGAGCCGTCGATCGGCACGGTGATTTTCCGCACCGAGGGCCCTGTCGAGCGCGTCCTCGCGTCCGATCGGGCGCTCGCCGCACATCGGGACCACTGGCTCGTCCGCGAGATCGTCCACTTCATCAAGCGCACGCTGAAACGTGTTGACCTCACCTCGCGCAGCCTCTTCGCGCTCATCGAGCCGGGCAGCGCGTTTGCCGGGTCGCTCTTCGAGCTGGCGCTCGCCTGCGACCGGAGCTACATGCGTGCGGACGAGGACCTGCAGAATGCGATCGCGCTTTCGCCGATGAACGCCGGGCTGCTGCCGATGGGCAACGGGCTCTCGCGGCTGGAGACGCGTTTTCTCGCCGACCCGGCGGCGGTCGATCGCGTGCTGGCGCACGATGGTCTGTTCGACGCGCAGCAGGCGGAGGAGGCCGGCCTCGTCACCTTCGCGCCAGACGACATCGACTGGGACGACGAGATCCGCCTGGCGCTGGAGGCGCGCGCCGCCTTTTCTCCGGATGCCCTGACGGGGATGGAGGCCAACCTCCGATTCGCCGGGCCGGAAACGCTCGAAACGAAGATCTTCGGGCGCCTGACGGCGTGGCAGAACTGGATCTTCCAGCGGCCGAACGCGGTCGGGGAAAAGGGCGCGCTGACGTCGTACGGCACGGCGGGCGCGCGGCCGCAGTTCGACTGGAACCGGTGTTAG
- a CDS encoding helix-turn-helix domain-containing protein produces the protein MLSADQLLDSLGRRVRAARTARGWTLRELSERSGVSLRFLVQLEAGDGNISVRRLTSVASALETTPGVLLADGNVAGPEATTVIALLGLRGAGKTTVGRRLARRLRMRFVELDQRIEEIANLTLSEIFSLHGEEYYRRLERQALAQLLDGPTSLVIATGGGIVTAPETFALLRRQARTVWLKATPEDHWNRVVKQGDRRPMADHPQAMRDLRDLLAAREPLYSAATMTIDTSGRTIGEVVRAVEAGVRVNGEVR, from the coding sequence GTGCTCAGCGCTGATCAGCTGCTCGACTCTCTCGGGCGCCGGGTGCGTGCGGCGCGAACCGCGCGCGGGTGGACGCTGCGCGAGCTGTCGGAGCGTTCGGGCGTGTCGCTGCGCTTCCTCGTGCAGCTCGAGGCGGGCGACGGCAACATCTCGGTGCGCCGCCTGACGTCGGTCGCCTCGGCGCTCGAGACGACGCCCGGCGTGCTGCTGGCGGACGGCAACGTGGCGGGGCCGGAAGCCACGACGGTCATTGCCTTACTGGGACTGCGCGGTGCCGGGAAGACGACTGTGGGGCGGCGGCTCGCGCGCCGGCTCCGGATGCGGTTCGTCGAACTTGACCAGCGCATCGAAGAGATCGCCAACCTGACGCTGAGCGAAATCTTCTCGTTGCACGGCGAGGAGTACTACCGGCGGCTCGAGCGCCAGGCGCTCGCCCAACTGCTCGACGGCCCGACTTCCCTGGTCATTGCCACGGGCGGCGGCATCGTGACCGCTCCCGAGACGTTCGCCCTGCTCCGTCGCCAGGCCCGGACGGTGTGGCTCAAGGCGACGCCGGAGGATCACTGGAACCGCGTGGTGAAGCAGGGCGATCGGCGGCCGATGGCCGACCATCCGCAGGCCATGCGGGATCTGCGCGACCTGCTCGCCGCCCGCGAGCCGCTCTACTCCGCCGCCACGATGACCATCGACACCTCGGGCCGGACAATCGGGGAGGTGGTGCGCGCGGTGGAGGCGGGGGTGCGGGTGAATGGGGAGGTGCGATAG